The Allocoprobacillus halotolerans nucleotide sequence TAGATCTAGGAAATGATGTTTACGGAAACATTACAAGAATCGATAATCAGATCAGTTCAATTGCAAAAAAGTTAGAGACAGAAAGAAGCCTTCTGACAACTGTAGAACAACAATTTCATAATGCAAAGGAAGAAGTTATTCGACCATTTGAAAAAGAACAGGAACTGCAGGATAAGTCATCTCGTTTAGCTATACTGAACAAAGAGCTAGATATAGGAAATCAAAATAATAAAGAAACAATCCCTTTAGAGGAATCATCAGTAATCATTCAAGATAAGACTATCAATCATGAAAGATAAATTTTCAAATTGATATAAGATATAAATATAGTATAAAATGATATAATATCATCAATATAGAATTTATTGTAAAATAAGATTATAATTAAAAAGGAAATTGAAAGGAGTTGGACGTAGATGAATACAACAAGAAATGAATTTCTTAGATTGGATTTTATTCAAGCGTTGATTAAATTTTCTAATGGTAAGATTTCAGAAAAAGAAGCAAACAGCATTGCTGATAGAAAGCTACGTTTAACTGATTTTTCTGATGGCAGTCCTTTAGCTCATAAAGGTCCTAGATGGTTAGCAAAACATATTGTTAGAACAATGACATTTGAATAAACAATAAAGAATTCTCTACAGAAGTAATGTCAAATAATTGCATTACTTCTTTTTATTTCAATGACATCAGTAACGTTTTCCTTTTTTGAATATGAATCTATTATTTCATTAGATCAAATATCAATATTATCTTAACAGCAACGAAAAATCTTTTGTTGTTGTTTTTTTATATAGGAGAAATCAAACATGAATACAAAACTTATAAAAAAGATACCAGTCGAACATGTTATACAGATCAAGACAATTGATTTACTGTCATATTTAAAGCAATACGAACCAAATTCAATTATCAAAAATAAGAGCCATTATGATTCAATTACGCATAATGGTCTTACAATTTATAAGAATAGATGGGCATGGAAATCACATCATCTTAATGGCAAAACAGCCATCCAGTATCTTGTTTTCGTTGAAGAAATGGAATATATCGATGCTCTGTATCTTCTCTATCAATGTTATAGCAAGGAGCTTAACAATGGCAAAAAGATTCATCAGTAAAAAAGATCTCGCAAGAATCAAGGAGCTTGACCTTCTAACCTATCTCAAAAATTATGAACCGCAGGAACTTGTTAAAAAGAGCAGAAATGATTATGTGACTCGCACTCATGGTTCACTTCATATAAGCAATGGTCTATGGTGCTGGTGGGCACAGAACATTGGAGGACGAACTGCACTTCAATATCTCATTAAAGTAGAAGGTATGGAATTTTTAGATGCTGCATTATATCTAAAGGATCTGATTGATAAACAGCCTCCAACAAAAGTTATTCAACAAAATAGATCAAGCTATCATTTTCGTCTCCCCTATCGTTACGAAAATGACAACAAGATTATCAGCTATCTTGTCAATGAACGAAAGCTCGATAAGAGCATAGTAGATTATTGCATCAAGAAAAAACTCATCTATGAATCAGCACATGATCATGCTGTTGTATTTGTTGGATATGATGAAAGCCATATGCCTAAATTTGCAAGCACACGCTCAATAGATTCTGATATGAAAAAAACATTCCAGGAAGTAATAAAGCATACAGTTTCTGCATTAAAAATGAGCATAATCATCAGCTGCATGTCTTTGAATCTGCTATAGATTTGCTATCATATATGACGATTCTAAAAGGAAATAAAAAAGATTATCTTAACAATAATTACCTTTCCATAGATGGAGCAACCCTCATTGGAAAAAATATTCATGATACTGAAATACCTGTAGCTCTTAATCATTTTTTAAATAACAATGAAATCATTTCCATATTTCTTCATATGGATAATGATAAAGCTGGAAAGGATACTGTCAAAAAAATTCAATATCATTTAAAAAATCAGTATAAAATCATTGACTGCTCACCACAAAAATATAAAGATGTTAATCAAGAACTGCAGACCAAAGTATTTCATATTGACATGGAAAGATAAGTCAATGGCAGAAGATTTTTCTAAAAATATGCAAATTTTAATTTTGTACAATTCCTTTTCAAATAAAAATATTGCATAATAATGATGAGGTGATTTACTGATGGATAATATAAAAATATTGACCATTATACTAAAGGAACAGAAAGATGATGTTATTGATTATTACTATCTTGCCAATGAATCTGATACAAAACTAGCTGGAATTGTTTCATTGAAGATGAACATTTTTGAAAAACTTCCAGCAAAGATTGATGACTATACTCTCTTTGCGATAGATGCATATCTTAATGATGAGATTTCAATAGTCCGTCCATGTCATGAACCAATGAAAGTTCCCGACTGTCCAGATATTTGTGGAATAGTAGCTTCTGGGACAATTATACATTACTATATTAAAAACAATGAAATGCCTAAATTCATCTGTTCATTAAGTGATGATGCTGTAGATTTAATAATGCAATCTGATGAATGCATTCAACCACTTATTGATAACGGTATTATAAGCAAAGAAGAAGTTGATGAATATCGTCAAAAACAATTAAAGAAATGTTCATAAATTGTATCATCTTTTCTATTCATCTTTTTATGAAATCAAAAATATCATTCAATGATCCATATAACTTTCAAGCATTTAAAAATGAATCTGTCTATTTTTTAGCCATTCGTCCATGAGACAATGGCTATTTCATTATGTTAAAGGAGTGAATATCTATGAAAAAATATCTTGTTGAAATTACTGAAACTTTGCAAAAACAGATTACTGTTTCGGCTAATTCCCGTGAAGAAGCTGAACAAAAAGTCAAGGAAAGATATAAAAATGAAGACATCATTTTAAACGAAAATGACTATGTTGATACAGATTTTCATGTCATAAAAGAAACAAGAATAATGAATCATGATGAGAGATAAGTGCACTTTTATCTCTCTTTTTTGTTATGAAAACTGAAAGGAAGTGAATAAAAAATGGATTCAAGAGTACAAAAATCAATTAATAAACTGGAAGCATTAAAGCAAAAAAAGCTAAGTGAAAAAGAAAAAATAGAACATGAGCTATCCTCAATAAACACAGATTTGAAAAGATTATATACATTCAAGAATGAACAGGATAAGCTTCAGACTGCAATCAATGATTTTTATCAACCTAAGAATACAATTAATAACAACTGACACTCCAAGAGTGTCCTGTATACTAGCAAGCACTGAATTCGGTTGCCCACCTCATTCGCTTGTTAGGGTTTCACCCTAAGACCCCTACTACTGAAAGGAGAATTGCCAATGGCAGAAAACAGAAAAAGACCTCATCGAGTGATCATTCATCTTAATGACAAGGAATTGAATTCACTCAACGAAAAAGTACAGCAGACAGGTTATAAAAGAGAAGGATATATCCGTCTGCTCATTGCCGGTTATGAACCGCCATCAAAACCAAAGAAAGATTTTTATGATATGATAAAGCAACTGCGAATGATTGGAAACAATCTTAATCAGCTCTGCATCATAGCCAACAAAACTGGAAATATAGATTACCATAAAATGAGATATGCTCTAGATGATCTTCATAAAAATATTGTACAAATCAGAACTGATGTTCTTCTCCCTAGAAAGGCTGTTGATGATGGCAACAACTAAAATATGGCCAGTAAAAAATCATCTTAAACGTGTGCTTGACTATACCAGCAATCCAGAAAAGACTGACACTCTTGATGACATTGACTTTCAGTTCAATGTACTTTCTCAAAGTATCCATTATACAACTCAGGATATGAAAACAGAAAAGCAATTATATGTTACTGGAATCAACACTCATCTTTCCACTGCCTTTGAGGATATGGTCCTAACAAAAAAACATACAGCAAAGAAGATGGCATTCTTGCCTTTCATGGCTATCAGTCATTCAAGCCCGATGAAGTTGATGCTGAAACTGCACATCAGATTGGTATTGAACTTGCCAATATTTTATGGGGCGATCGCTTTGAAGTCCTCGTATCAACACATATTGATAAACATCATTACCATAATCATTTCGTAATCAACTCTGTATCTTTTAAAGATGGCAAACGTTATTACGATAATAAAGCTACCTATAAAAGAATGAGAGAGGTATCCGATGCACTTTGTGAAAAGTATCAGCTTTCAGTCATTGAAGATAAAAGTAGTCACTCTCGTCATTATGCAGAATGGAAAGCAGAAAAAGAAAACCGACCAACAAAACGAAGTCTAGTTGTTGAGGATGTTGAATATGCAATTTCTAAATCAACCACTAAAAAACAATTCCTAAAGGCATTAAAGGATATGGGATACTCCATTCGTGAAGGAAAATATATTTCACTCAAGCCACAAGGTGGTGAAAGAGCCTTTCGCTTGCATAAACTAACAAAAGACGGACGCTATGATATGAGCATTATTGAACAACGTTTATATGAACGTCGCTATGCACAGTTTGAATCACCTGCCCATATATCACCAAAGAAATACTACTATAAAGGTGATTTAAACAAAGCAAGAAAACTGACTGGCTTCAAAGCATTATATGTACATTACATGTTTATCCTTGGGGTGATTCCTCATCAAAGACCTGCTCCAAAAGTACATTACTATCTTAAACAAGATTTATTGAAACTGGATCAGATTACTGAGGAGGTTACATTTCTTGCAAAGAAGAATATCAACACTATAGAAGAATTAGAATCCTGCCTTGAGAAAACAAATACACAAAAGCGTTCGCTTGAGAATGAACGTAAATGTGTGTATGGAAAAATTAAACGCTGTCGCAATGCAGAATCAAAAACATTACTTCAACAAGACGTTGAAACCATGACAGAACAAATCAAATCACTACGAAAGGAGGTGGTGCTTTATGAGAGGATAAAAGATCGTTCACTAAAAATGAAAAGTATTATTAAATCGGTGAACGACAATCAAAAAGATACAAAAATCAACAAAGAATATAGAAATGTTAACAGATAACTGATAGAATATGAAAAGACTATTTACAGAAATAGAAAAAGGAGAATATACAATGATATTATTTGTTGATGAAACAGAGTGCAAAGATTACTTTATAGTTGCTGGGTTGTTGACTGAATCAAAGTCAAAAACTGATGATGCTTTTAAAAGGTTTAAAAAGAAGGTAAAAAATTTCCCAATCCCTCCCAAGAAAAAGGAAAAACTGTTTACAGAATTTAAATCAGTTCAGTTGGATAAGGAATATCAGAAAATAAAAGTTTGTATGCTCGAACATATCGATTCTTTAAACTACTCTGTAATTTATAGCGTATATAAAAAAGATGGCAATAAATTTAATCAAGATATTAAAGAACGAATCTATTTACAACTTCTAAATAATATCGTTTTAAATATCGATGAACAAATAGATATTATTTTCGACACATTTAATAAAAAAGACTTTGAAGAAAAAATCATAAATTCTATCAAACTTAATCATAATGTTTTGTCAATTATCCAACAGGATTCTCGTTTAGAATTTGGATTGCAGTTTATAGATAATATATGTAGTGTTATTCGTCTTCATATAGATAGAAAAGAAAGTACACTGTATTATTTATTATCCAATTACTATGAAGTCAACTAATATATAGAATAATATGTCAACTAATATATAGAATAATATTGACATTATTCAATATTCATGGTATATTCTTCTTAGAAAGAGAGTATACTCTTATAGGTATGGTTTTCTGACCGCTCGAGGTTGGATGTGCAGATTGATGCGGAGCCATACCTTTTTCTATACAATTTAATCAATTCTATTTCTAAAGCGATGATTCATTTCATCGCTTTTTTGCATTTCTAAATATTTCCAATCAATTCAAAATTAAAGGAGTGTGAAAACAATGGCAACAGGTGGAGAAACTGCCGATCAAATGACACGAATGACTTTACAGGGCATTGAAGTTGCTGCTAATGTGGCAGTCAAAGCTGGTGGTATGGCATCTAAATCTTTGGCGGCAACGCTTTATGCTATTTTGACAGACAGAAAAAAATCAAAGGAAAGGCTAGACTTAATTCCATGTTAAAGTCTGGCAAAGAATTAAAAGTCTTTGCCATAAGACATAAGGATTTAAAAACTTTCTGTGAAGAAGCCAAACGTTATGGAGTTCTATATTCTGTGCTCAAAGAAAAAAACAACACTGATGGTATCTGTGACATCATGGTTCGTGCTGAAGATGCTGCGAAGATAAGCAGAATTGTTGACAAGTATGAATTAGCAACCATCGATACCAACGCTATTCGAAATTCAATCCTCAATGAAAGACAAAACCCACTGAAAGATGTTCCTATTCTCAATGACAAAGAACATGATGATCTTGTTCACAAGCTAATGGCTTCAACAAAAAACAAGGAACAGAAAAACAGAAAGGAAAACAGTGATATAAACCCGAAGAAAGCTTGGACAGAGAAAACAAAAGACAATCCGTTCGAGCATATCTCAATGCAAGAAAATACTGAACGTCCTTCTGTTCGAGCTAAACTCAATGAATACAAGATGTCGCATAAAAAATCAGGACGTTCAAAACAAAGAAACAAATCAAAAAATAAAAAAACAAAGGAGAGATAAATCATGAACGAACAGAAACAACATAAATGGTCTAAAGAAGAATTTGCAAAGATGATGAATGAAAAAAGACAATCATTATTCAACATGGCAAATGAACAGGTTGAAAAAGCTGTGGAAAGTGCAGATAACTTTTTAACTTATCTTAATCTGAAATCTCAGCTTGATTATACCGTCACTAACACATTACTTGTCATGGCACAAAATCCCAATGCAACACAGCTAAAGGACATCAGTCACTGGCGAGAAGATAATAAATATATTCGAAAAGGACAAAAAGGTATCCAAATATTAGAACCCGGAGAATATACTCGAAAAGATGGAAGTGCTGGAATCTCTTACAATCCAAAGTTTGTATTTGATATTTCTCAGCTGCAAGGTAAAAATAATCATATTCATTCTCCAGAATATAGCACAAAGGAAATACTAAGTGCCTTGATCTATAAAAAAGATATACTGCCAGAGGTCATCGAACAGGATACGAAGAGTTTTGAGCGAGTATATTTTGATCCTGAATCTCAAAAGATTCTTGTCAAAGATGGATTAGATCCCAAAGCAATGATTAATGGCATTATCAGAGAATACTGCATGATTGAATATATGGATATGGGTGCAACCAGAGAAGAAGTATCCTTTCAAGCTGAATGTTCAGCATATATGATTTCAAGAAGATATGGAATTGGTGATTATAACACTATGTTTGTTTCATCTTCAAATGAACATTTCTTTTCCATGAACCCTAAAGAAATCAAGCAGGAACTTGAAAACATCAGTCGTGTTACTGACAGCGTCTCTACAAATATCAAATATGGATTGTATGCTCAACAGGAACAGACAAAACAAAAAGAAGCAGGAGAGCATGAAAGATGAACAAGGAAGAACAGTATGCAATAAAAGTTACTGATATGG carries:
- a CDS encoding DUF3991 domain-containing protein; this encodes MAKRFISKKDLARIKELDLLTYLKNYEPQELVKKSRNDYVTRTHGSLHISNGLWCWWAQNIGGRTALQYLIKVEGMEFLDAALYLKDLIDKQPPTKVIQQNRSSYHFRLPYRYENDNKIISYLVNERKLDKSIVDYCIKKKLIYESAHDHAVVFVGYDESHMPKFASTRSIDSDMKKTFQEVIKHTVSALKMSIIISCMSLNLL
- a CDS encoding DpnD/PcfM family protein, which produces MKKYLVEITETLQKQITVSANSREEAEQKVKERYKNEDIILNENDYVDTDFHVIKETRIMNHDER
- a CDS encoding toprim domain-containing protein — protein: MTILKGNKKDYLNNNYLSIDGATLIGKNIHDTEIPVALNHFLNNNEIISIFLHMDNDKAGKDTVKKIQYHLKNQYKIIDCSPQKYKDVNQELQTKVFHIDMER
- a CDS encoding DUF3800 domain-containing protein — protein: MILFVDETECKDYFIVAGLLTESKSKTDDAFKRFKKKVKNFPIPPKKKEKLFTEFKSVQLDKEYQKIKVCMLEHIDSLNYSVIYSVYKKDGNKFNQDIKERIYLQLLNNIVLNIDEQIDIIFDTFNKKDFEEKIINSIKLNHNVLSIIQQDSRLEFGLQFIDNICSVIRLHIDRKESTLYYLLSNYYEVN
- a CDS encoding plasmid mobilization protein — translated: MAENRKRPHRVIIHLNDKELNSLNEKVQQTGYKREGYIRLLIAGYEPPSKPKKDFYDMIKQLRMIGNNLNQLCIIANKTGNIDYHKMRYALDDLHKNIVQIRTDVLLPRKAVDDGNN
- a CDS encoding PcfB family protein translates to MLKSGKELKVFAIRHKDLKTFCEEAKRYGVLYSVLKEKNNTDGICDIMVRAEDAAKISRIVDKYELATIDTNAIRNSILNERQNPLKDVPILNDKEHDDLVHKLMASTKNKEQKNRKENSDINPKKAWTEKTKDNPFEHISMQENTERPSVRAKLNEYKMSHKKSGRSKQRNKSKNKKTKER